The DNA segment aataattctcacaaaatcgtgcctcacacttccttcgcaatttgtatttagaaaagttgttaacatcgaagcagcagtgaacagtgcttactttgacagaagtgatcgcctcactggtaaatgacagtactttcgtgtgggacacttttgtaacgccagtgtcacgtcggtttgtcggtgctcAAACGACAACTATAAAAAGCTGCAGGAGAccagtttggagacccctgcagTAGAAGAACAAGAAAGCCAATATCCAAAAGAGACCAGGAGAACTTCAGTACAAATCAGATCAACTTAGCATGTTATTAAGCCTAGTGGCACTTCAGTTAGGTAGCTTAAATATAAGAATTCACTCATTTTTCTTAACTAAAAAGCTCTAACGCTTTAGGCGTATACAAATAGAGCGTCTGAATACACTAATATATCATGTGTTCAAATCGTGTCGAGAAATACAGTTACGTGGCCTCCCAAAACGAATTTGTTACAAAACTCTGATCTAAACTCAATACAACCATTAACGCAATGTTGAATGCACCGGAATTTGGATTGGAGATTGGGTTTTAGGAAAAACGATTTGGCAACGATTTGAGTTTGTTGCTGTCCTTAAATAAGGAAAAGGACATAGACACTACTTTCGGATGGATGTCTTAAATTCTATAATTTCCAACGCAACAAACACCACCTTGCGTTACGTTTTTAACGTTTTGTCTTTATTTGCCCATGATTGGTGAGTTTGCGTACGCAGTTAGAGATATCTTTACAGCATAATTTCTTTAGCGGTGCTTTTCTTACAATACTCATGTACGTGtaaatgtgtgtctgtgcgtatgtgtgtatgtgagtgtgggGATGTGTCTTTCGGTGAGTCGCTCTTACACGTGCTCGCTTTCTCTGTGCTGTACATCGATCATGGGCATCGGATGTATTGGAACGGCAAATTTTTTTGCCCTGTTTGATTGTTTAGTATCAGTGATAATAGTTGATCgatattagtattattattattattattattaatattatttgggtttgttttcttttgttttactggTATATTCAGGTtgatcgtttacggttaggtCACGAAAACATCTACAAGGATACGATTAGACTTCAAACAGTAGAGTGATCAATATAGCAGTGTAACGAGAAAAACCGATtcttatgaaataaataacacgtGATTTAGTTCGCATAATACTTTTCAAGCGTTAAACAGTAGCACCGCACTATCCGGTGGTAACACAATAACTAATACATTTCGCAATGCGTTACGATCCTTGTAACGCTAACAGAAAGATAGTACGTTTAAAGGGAGTGCATTCAGATTTTGTCGAGTCGAGTCTTCCACGGACCAAATTCTCACCATAAGTGCAATAGTTTCACAATAAtcatagtgtgtgtgtgtttgtatatatatgtatattttgtttgcttctccaGCTCTATACGTAGTAAATACTCTCTGTAAGATGGCGCACGATCGAATGCTGTACACCCATTCCCAtttgtatttgtgtttgtatgagtGCGCGTGTGTATCACTACAGGTACACCGGTTGCATTCTTCGAGctagcaaaaaacaaaaccatccatAGTGCCATCTCCCGTCCGGCGTAAGTTAATATGCTGCTGGTTTAAATATACTTCTCTCAATAAAAATACCATCCACGTGTAAGGTTTTTGGAAACTGATATGCGCACTGATGTCTCGCTAGAGATAATAAAGCTTTTGCGTGTGTTGTTTACGTTCGTCGTAAAAATTGCCACTTTGATACCATCTTGTTGTTTTATACTACATATATCAGATTGTTCCTGTGCCAGTTATCCTGTTTCTCGTCTGTACCGTTTGCAGAGGGCCTGGGGTAGAATTTGCTTTGCAAACTTATGAGCTACTCGCCAAAATTAAAATTCCCTAAAACGAATACGCAGTTAAGCTTCCGCGAGGGTATGCAAATGAGATTCGAACATTCGTTGTGCCATGGTATGGTTTTGGTAGTATTtcgtaatttttgttttcgattctTTTGGATTCGTTTCATGTTGTATTTAAGGTGTGTgcatatctattttttttcgtttgaaaaaaaaagaagaaaattattTGCTAAAGAACTGCTCCAAACTGGTGTATCGAGTCTGTAGATTATTTAATACTATGTTTTTCCTCATTGCTCCTGTTGATCGTTTAAAGACTGTTATTTTTTCCCACTCCATTCGTACACTTACGCCTCTCACCTATTACAGAGATGCAACGGACAGCTTAGTCAGCACActtacacaaaaaacacaccaacagacGTGACGGGAAACGTGAATCCCCTGTGAGGGAGACAGAGAGCGCAATACAACCACATCTAATAGTTAAGTTTGTAGCACATTTCCTGCTATCGTTACTATTCTGACATGTGACTCTAGAATTTGATTTGTTCCTAAATTCAGGAACACACTAGACTACACTAGACTAGACCTTGTTCAACAGTTGTTTCAGGGTGTTCGAGGGCTTCCCCAGAGATTTTAACACGTGATTTTACCTGTCATTTGCTGCCATGAGTAACGCGTTACTTCACACGTTAGATGTCGCCGGATCTTAACACCGGTAGATGTCGCTTCGCTCACTCACATCAATGCTAGGATACTACATATGTCCCGCTTACTTAAGGTATAATTAAACAGACTCACCATGTCCACCTGCACAAACGCCTCAACCAGAGATGTGCGGTGAAAGATAGATTAATAGATAGATAGTATTAATAGCATTCCTAAAGTTTGCTCCAATTTGCTACTTGAATACAATCGAATGTTGCTTTTTGAGGGGGGAGGAGGCGATGCTGCACGTAGAAAGCAACagatcaacagcagcagcttggaTATACTAATACATTGAGTGCTATAGCACTACAAGAATTGCCCGATACGTAGTGGCGGGAAAACGATCCAGGAAAATGGAAAGCTTGCGGTAGGAtgtcttttcttttcgcttaTCGGGTGGGATCTTAAACAGAGTGTTACTTGTAACAGTGATTCTTTAGCATTTGCTGACGTTTAAGAATAGGTTACTAACAACCACAGTCCCGAGACAATGGTTGTGTAGCTTATCATGTCACACATCCGCTTACACCTTGCACACGCCTTACCATCATAGCACATCAAAGTAATAGTTTAGTTGTAGTTAGTAGCTagccgccgtcgtcgtcctTGTCGCCGTGGGCGGTTTTTGGGCCGGAATGGCTGAATGGCGCTTTGCTTGAGCACATGTACATGGGTTCCGAGACTCTGGTTCGCTCAATATCttaagagtgagagagatatAGGGAGAGACCGATAGGGGAATACACATTCGCTTCACATTCGCAGAGTGTTGCTGTTGTAGACATccatttgtgttgtttataTCATCGCCCGCAAGTACTTGTATCTACTACCGGATTCAGTCGTTCGAACGTTCTGTCGCGTTTTACGGTGTAGTAATTCGATCGTATCGACCACATCAGCCACGCAGCCGCCGGTGTGCGGTCTTTGTCGTGTGTAAAGCGTTACACTTTTTAGTACTGATTTCCACCGTACACATTACCCTGTGGAGCACCGAACGGATTCTTGGGGGCACCGCCGGGCACATCCAGTGCACCACCAGTCGTCTGATAGGTGCCATAGCCATTGTCAACGTTCTGCTGACCAATCTCGTTGAGCCGCGTGCTCGAGAGGGCACGCGGTATGGGATTGCTCGGGACACCGTGCGGAGCCAGATGAGCCGTCTCTTCTGCCACCTTTAGTTCAAGAAGGGAAACATAACAGTGAGTTAAATCACATCAATTTACTATCGAACCTGCGGTGTGCTATCTAACCTGATGAGGATCCTCCGTGGTAGGAATTTCCGAGATGAAACCTTCATCCTTGCGGTAGAAGTTGATGAACACGAAGGCGGCCAGCACGAGAATACAGATCACACCGTAACCACGGAAGGTGGCCGTTGTGCCGAAGTAGGTGACAAACATACCGCCAATGACGGCACCGCAGCCTCTACCCAGCCCATGATGCAGTCCCTGCAGTACTCCTGAAACGATGCACGGTTAGTGTCCTGCCCGCTTCCCGTACACTGCCACCGCGACTTACCTTGTGCCGAAGATCGTAGGTGTTGTGGGGTGTTGTGCGCGATGTAGGAACAGCAGGCAGCCCATACGGCAGCATGAGTGATGCCTTAAATATCAAAGAAGTGTCATCGTTATGAAGCCCttttttcagtaaaaaatACTGTACAGTTCTACATACCTTGCATAAACTCGAACGGCAGCACCCACCACGGGTTCTTCAGGTAGGAGATGTACAGGAAGCGAAGAATGTTACCGACCAGCCCAAGGCACAGCACCTTCACGTGTCCGATCTGGGTGATCAGTCGGAAGCTGAAGAAGTAGGCAAAGATCTCCGAGATGTGGTTGATGACGGACGCAACGCCGAACAGCGTCGGTGAGCCACCGTAGTCCTGCAGATGCCAGAACAGGAACGTAAAGATGAGCCCGATGCCGAAGCCCATGAACCACGCCACGAACAGGAACGAGGCACACTTGAGATTCTTGAACTGCTTCAGCACCGTGACCCATTCCGGCATTTCGCGTGTAGTTTGGGCGAACATTTTCGTCTGGTAATGAGAGAGGAGGGGAGTAGTTAGACAAGGAGCTTTGCTCTACAGACGACCACGACATACCTGCGCTCCaagtgctgctggtggcggcGCAGCACTGGCCATCCCTGTACCGGTGGCTGCCAGTGAAGGCAACTGCAGTTGCTGTGCCAACTGTGCCTGCATCTGCTCTTCGTGTGTTAACTCTTGGGGTACCTTCTCCACCTGGACGGGTTCTTGTGGTTCCTGGAAAACGAATGGAAGCAATGGGATGAGTAATGCTCCCACAGGCACTGGAACCACCTGCATCGACGTACCGAGTAGTCATACTTGAACTGGATCTGTGTAGCGGAAATCAGTGCCGCACCCATCAGCACGGAGAACGTCGCGAAGCAGATGGTGTAgttcttttcctgcttttccGGCCCACAAGGATGGTCGGGGAAGGCGGTCGAGTGATCTAGCGCAATGCCGACGAAAAACATTGCCAAACCCCAGCCGAGCGAACCGAACATTCGCTGATGCCCGTACCGGTCGGCGTCTTCGCCGAGGATCGTGATGACGGCCGAATCTGCCAGCGTGATTGCCGGTGCGCTAAAGAACTCACCAATGatgacgagcagcagcagcagaaagaaGGCTTTTTGAATGTCCTGGAAGAAGGAAAGGCGTTAAGTTATGGCCAGCTAGTTTGCTGCTCACCATCTGCTGATGGTAGATCTTGCCGTACCGCTGTACGATAAACGATCGAGGAAAACAATGGCGAGACCCAATCGCGGTGCAGCTTCTCGTTGAAGTTGTTCGCGTAGCTTACGTCGAGCGGCGATACACCGGCCGCTGCCACGGGACGTGCCGCACGTTCCACCCTAAAGGTATCAAAAGGATATAGTGTAAGGGGCAACGTTCCACATGGCAGACGTCACTGGTTGAAACGCACCTGGTAAAGGAACTGCCACTATCGGTCGCATACTTGCCGAAGCTCAGCTCTTCCAGCATGCTCTCGTCGATGGAGCGCTTCAGGATGCGCGGAACCTGCGGCGTGCGGAGCTCGAAATCGGTGGCATTCTTGCGCTCGATACAGCTCGTGGCCGGTGGTTGAATGAAGCCGAGGGGCAGCGTAAAGATGATCCACGCGGCAAGCGAGGCCAGCAGCAACATTTTGCCCTTTTTACAGCTGCAGAAAGAGGGAACTTTTCAGTCGCAAACATGCTCCTCCCCTCGCTGTGCACCGTGTGCTTACCGATCCGCATAACTGCCCCAGAACGGTGCCGACAGGAACTCGACGAACGGGCGCGTACCGATCAGCAGCCCACACTGGCCCGGGTTCATGCCCATCTGCTTGAAGTACACTCCCATCAGCGGAAACAGTGAGCCAAACGCggagtagaagaagaagtagaacgTCTTCACGGGCAGCAGCTCCTGGTCGACGGAACCGAACAGCATCTCCAGTATGTCCGACTTGCCCCGGATCTTGTGTGTCGATTCCTTCGCCTGCGGGTAGCTATAGAAACGAGAAATATGGGATGCACCTGCTTAGATGGAGTTTCGTTGTACTACGAAAGGACTTAGGGCAGACGTACAGTGTTGGGTCCACCTCGCCCATGGCCTCCGGGTCAACCATCGGCCGGGCGACACCCTGCGTACGCATCGGGATCTCTTGCtggggctgctgctcctcgtACCCATTACCACCGCCATACCCTCCACCGTAGTCGTTCGAAAAGGGTTGcatggttgtgttgttttgtcaCTCGATGAGGGCAATCAATAATTTATTCCACGTTGGAAATCGACCTTGGACCACCACCAAATTCAggatttggttgtttttgtttgttcgcttCGCGAGAGAGAGGGCACGCTggctcctgctgctgtgccCACAACGGATTAAAGCTCACACCTACCGGACCGAACTTTCCACAAGGGCATCGATTTCTTTTCCCGTTCCGAACCGTTCATTCATTTACATGAATGACATAACGTAAGTGAAAACTGACACCGAGTTCCGTTCGTCCGACCTGAGACCTGGTTCAAGTGGGGTTTTACTTTGCTGTGCCACCCCTCTCGCTAGAGCTAGTTTTGCTATAAGCAGGACCGCGTAGGGAACGGTGAAGTATCCAGCTTTGCACTTTCGATCCTGATGAATGGCCTCGTGAAAGCTGGTTTTGGCGAGAGCACACACTACCAGTAAGAttacacgcacatacacacacacacacacacactcacacgtacACTCTATACCCGATATGCAATCAAGAATACGGGAAATCTTAAACTATGCTTCAAAGGATATACTCCTTTTTTGAAGTGAAAAACAACCACCAAAAAGATCAGACGCACACACGAGCCCTCAAAATGCTGCCCACAATACGGCGGAGGCACACCAATTTTTCCGCAACGCTCACGACAGCAACCACCACGACGACGAAGGCGACGGGACCACAGCTCTATGGTTGGCGAGAGATGCCAGAGATAATCGATATCTTGCAAGAAAACAGTACGAGCAAAGCTTGCTCCGTACCGAGGACCGAGAGACGGTGGCTCCGTTACGCGGCGAGCCTGCGCACAATGGTGCGGGTCCGTGCAGTGCGTGAAATTCCGTCACACGCGGAAGCTTTTGGGCTTacgcgctcgtgtgtgtgtgtgtgtgacaaacGCCTGCTAGGACGGGGGTTTGTATCGACCGTTACATTCTGTGGAACGTTAATCGACGAACAGAAAGTAGATTTTGAAACTCCCGATATCCCATTAATATGGCGCAATCCGAACGAAATGGTTACTGTCGTGGAGGAAATCGTTTTGATAACAGGAACCTGGTTGCATCATTTCTTTCGTTGGTTCATTTCGTCACAGGGTTCTTTCATTTAGTAGACAAAAAAGGCTTACACAGAAGGCAGGAACATAAAATGTACAAATTCCAGACAattcttatttatttcaatctTAACGGTACTCGTTGTCTTGCTTAAAAGCTACAGCTATGTGTGTGGTGGTTGGATGTTAGAATGGATGTTACTGATGTTGGCTTTAATAATCTTCCTAGGCTTGGTGGGGCGGGAAGAACTAACAGTCGTCCCCGCTGCACACCGTACAGGAGGAGACGACTGTATCTTATAGAAATTGGAAACGTAAGAACGGTGCtgatgtgttttgttgggGGGCTTCGGATCGCACACGATCGAACCCCACCCCGTCCGTCCGTGTGATGTCTGCGGATTATATCAACAACATATTATAAAGATAGCTCATATGTATATGCTGATATCACAGATAATTTATTCACGTATTGGGGTTCTATTGACTTCCTACTTGCTGTTGGGGGATTGGCTTGGCTTTGCTGTACACGTGTgtacgcacatacacacaccctgGCTTTCACGGTCGGAAGACGGAGAAGGGCAGACACTTTATTGCACAGGGAATTCCGAAACACAAGAAGGAGGTGTGAAGAAGTCCGTTAATGAGGAGTGTAAAATTACAAAtctaaataataattaatggGTTCCGTTTTCTCTAGACGGCGTCTGCAGTGAAACAGCATCTCGGCATCGGGGTTTGACAGTGCTTTTCAGTTGTATGGCAAAGGTAGGAACTACGGCTGCTATTTGTCTaacgttttctttttgttctattGTAGTGTGAAACcgtgtggttttatttttgtttgagtgtgtgtgtcttctctTGCACTTTTAGGATCGGTTGCTGGAgccaatttgtttgtgtttgttcctattgtatgtgtgtttagcAAATGGTTTTAGTGAACTTTTTAAcaccctctcgctctctctgtctctctctgtattTGCGGTCACACTTAATGCTGACCGTTGGTCAGTCTCCGTAAACGTACAAAATTGTGGAACTGCATTTAATTTCTATAACAAAAAGCGTTACATCCATAAAggcctgtgtgtatgtgtgaatttTGCAATGGAACATGGCTTATGATTTGACTTAACTGTAAAAAATAGCCTTAAATatgcaaacaaaagcgaaTTGGATCGTTGTGTTCGTAGCTGTTAATGTTATCATGTTTAAAAACCTTAAAAAAATGACAAGTAAATGGGGATGAATGTTGGCTCAACACAGTACACTCGTTAACTCGTTAACTAAAGCTATTACTATCGTTAAGCTTATTTGCTTGGAAGCACGTACAGTATTGCAAATTTAGTTCCTGCTTATTCCACTAGCTGGCGTTTGATGATGTGTTCTAGCGTAAGCTTTAAGCTCCAGTGCGGAAACGATCCTTTCCATCGTTCGCAACATCGCTTTAGAACCGCACCGGGTGTAAGCAAATAATCATCGGCAACTTCCGGGCCCAGATTTAGCAATATGCTATTGGATGAGCAAATCATTCAAACACTAccttactactactactactactagctTACTTAATTCAGTTGCTTCCGACCCGGGGTGG comes from the Anopheles coluzzii chromosome 2, AcolN3, whole genome shotgun sequence genome and includes:
- the LOC120948420 gene encoding major facilitator superfamily domain-containing protein 6, with protein sequence MQPFSNDYGGGYGGGNGYEEQQPQQEIPMRTQGVARPMVDPEAMGEVDPTLYPQAKESTHKIRGKSDILEMLFGSVDQELLPVKTFYFFFYSAFGSLFPLMGVYFKQMGMNPGQCGLLIGTRPFVEFLSAPFWGSYADRCKKGKMLLLASLAAWIIFTLPLGFIQPPATSCIERKNATDFELRTPQVPRILKRSIDESMLEELSFGKYATDSGSSFTRVERAARPVAAAGVSPLDVSYANNFNEKLHRDWVSPLFSSIVYRTADIQKAFFLLLLLVIIGEFFSAPAITLADSAVITILGEDADRYGHQRMFGSLGWGLAMFFVGIALDHSTAFPDHPCGPEKQEKNYTICFATFSVLMGAALISATQIQFKYDYSEPQEPVQVEKVPQELTHEEQMQAQLAQQLQLPSLAATGTGMASAAPPPAALGAQTKMFAQTTREMPEWVTVLKQFKNLKCASFLFVAWFMGFGIGLIFTFLFWHLQDYGGSPTLFGVASVINHISEIFAYFFSFRLITQIGHVKVLCLGLVGNILRFLYISYLKNPWWVLPFEFMQGITHAAVWAACCSYIAHNTPQHLRSSAQGVLQGLHHGLGRGCGAVIGGMFVTYFGTTATFRGYGVICILVLAAFVFINFYRKDEGFISEIPTTEDPHQVAEETAHLAPHGVPSNPIPRALSSTRLNEIGQQNVDNGYGTYQTTGGALDVPGGAPKNPFGAPQGNVYGGNQY